The genomic stretch GTTTGATAGGCTTCGTCACTCTCTTCTATCCATGGGATTTGTTGAGTCCAAAGCTGATGCATCCTTGTTCATTAAACTCACTGCTAATTCAGTTCTCTATGTTCTTGTCTATGTCGATGATATCTTAATCACGGGTAATAACAAGACTCAACTTGATGCCATCATCCAACAATTGAACGGTCAATTTTCTCTCAAAGATCTTGGTGAATTATCTTATTTTTTGGGAATTGAAGTGGTCAAGTCCTCCTCCGGTTCGCTTTTTCTAACACAATCTAAATATACCCGAGACTTGCTACTTCGTACAAAGATGAATGATGCAAAGCCTTTTCCTACCCCAATGGCTACTGGTGTTAAATTATCTTCAGCTGATGATGAGCATTTCTCTGATGCTACTCTTTACCGGAGTACGGTTGGGGCGCTTCAATATTTGACGATTACTCGTCCTGACATAGCCTACAGTGTCAACAAAGTTTGTCAGTTCATGCAATCTCCATCTATTTCTCATTGGAAGGCCGTAAAACGCATTCTTCGATATTTGAATGGCACACTTCAGTTTGGCATTTCTCTCACAGCCTCCTCTGATCTTTCTCTGCAAGGCTATTGTGATGCTGATTGGGGCAGTGATCCTGATGATCGCCGTTCCATGTCTGGATTTTGTTGGTTCCTTGGCAAAGCCCCGATCTCATGGAGTTCTAAAAAGCAATCCGTTGTTTCCCGTTCCAGCACAGAAGCTGAATATCGTAGTCTTGCTAATGCAACAGCCGAGTTACTTTGGATTAAATCTCTCTTATCTGAACTACATATACCTTTAAAGCGCACACCAGTCGTGTGGTGTGACAACATCAGCACAATTGCGCTGAGTTCCAATCCGGTACTACATGCTCGAACTAAACATCTGGAGCTAGATATTCACTTTGTCCGAGAAAAGGTGTTGCTCAAAGATCTCTCTGTTCAGTATGTTCCATCCTCTGCTCAGATTGCTGATGTGTTTACTAAGCCATTGTCTGCTCTCACGTTCAATAATCTTAGAATCAAGCTCAGAGTGGAAGATCATCCCCTGCTGAGCTTGCGGGGGAAAGTTAAAGGAGAAGAACAACAGCCCATCTACCAGAACAAGCCAACAAAGTGTATGACCCAAATCAATGAAAGAGAAAGCCCAAAGTGCTAAAAGCCCATGAAGAAGCCCATCACTCAATGTAACAGAATATTGTTTGATTAGTTGTAACAAACAGGGGTTAGGTGTCAATCTTTTATTTGTTGGATCTAGGATAAATGTATACGTGAAACTGAGAATCAATCAAGCAATGAAATTCATCTCTTAGATTTCTTTTTCGTTTTCTCTATTTCAATCAACCCTTTACCCTTGATTTCGTCCTGgaacccatccaggaaaatgTCCGAATCCCCGGATTTCAGAATATCTTCTCGTGCAACCCAAAGAAAGTTAACTTCACTTAGCAGGAGCCCGTAGGCAATTTCTTGAATCACCTGTTTACTCGTCTGAACCACGCTGCCAAACGAGACGTATAGAACCGAGCCTGGAGGTTTCGAGTCGAGCCATTTTGTGCAGTCTGATTCGGACCGTAAACTTTTGGCAACCCTCGTGGTTTCTGGACGATTGGTGAAAGAGTAAACAGGGCCGATTGCATATGTTGGTTGATTCTTGCTTAAAGTATCTAAGGTTTTGGACTCGAGTTCTTGTACTGTGTAATGCAAAACGAAATCTGCTTTGTTCATTTCATGAAATGCTGCAAATACAGCTTTGTGTACCACAGTTTCTATTTCCTCCTCTTTGAAGTATGACATCAAGTCCTTCGTGGATATCGAATCAACTCCAGGAACGTATTTTATTTCTTCTTCATTGTCTCCTGAtcatcaagaaaaaaattaatcagtTTCTCATATAATCAAAATGAGATCACCATAAGTTTATAAACTTATCAGAAACGAAGAATTAAGTAATACAAATAAACCTTTAACTGGAAAATGGCCATTCTGAGTTACGAGATCCCAGTGACAGCCAACGGTAAAAACCAAAGCTGGCTGTGTGAAAAACGAAACATTCACCAGATCATACTTCCTCGCAATCCCGGGAGACCACGCAAAGAAACTGTCAGCAATCAAGACAGACACCGGAGGAGAATCAGCAGACCCAATCATGTTCCCTATAAATTCATCGACCCGAGCAGGAAAATCATTCAGCAGGGATCTCCAATACTCATCCAAGTGAAGAAGACGATCGAATTCCACAGGAAACCCGTCGGTAATAGTAGAGTAACGGATATCGAGGCCTGATTTACGAACTGCGGAAAATAAGTCGGTTTCTTTATCCGTGTTGGATTTCGTTAGAGTATGGTGGATGTGTTCGGCATGCACGAATGTGATGGCGAGGCCCTTCGAAGCAAGTTTAATGGCTAAATTGACGAAGGGGTTGATATGGCCTTGATATGGAAGTGGGAAAATTATGGCGTGGAGCTTGCAGCTGCTTGTATCCGCCATTTTCCGCAGAGATTGAACAATCGATTCGTTCATTCATCtatttatcataaataaaatgtaCAATCGATGattgattattattatatattaggAAAATTGATCGAGGTTAACTTaacttattttgagttttattcgtataattatttgataatgttTGGTTTTCAACTTTCATTCCACgatttggatttttttgttaTGTTATTTTTTCCATAGTAAGCCAATAAATTAtcgattattttttatttgatactGAACTCCTCCGATATGTAACTAAAATAAACCTAGAatatacacattaaaataagtctaaataaaaacaaaaaaaagtcaaaaaacttaatattttcaaaatcggAGAAAAAATTTGTTTCTCTTTACTTTTCTAATATAAATTCTAATGTGTATAATATTGATTTTATTCTCGTCATCTGAATATCGATAccaaataatcaatattttgtGGATTTAGTTTTTTAAGACGTTATATGATGAAAATCAAACAttgacaatatatataattaaaacccAAAATATGTACTTATGATACACAATTTTTCTCACATATTATTATCATCTTcatcattttattattattattatttttttattttttgaacaaGCATCATTTTTTTACAACTATGTTTACGTTCTTGCTTCTAGTTATTCAAATTCATAGTTCTTGTTTTGAAGCATTATtgcacaattttattttcaattacgGCGGCTTATGTTGTTAACTTGGTTGACACGGTCTAACAAATAGGACGAACAAGCAAAAAGAAAACAAGGAGTTGCCATTGGAttccaaaaaaaatatgattttatatggGGTTCACAAGAGacaaaatattatgtttgaaaaataataaaaaaataaaaaaaaaaaaaaaaaaaaaaaaagaaaaaaaagaaaaactcgTCATTTCTCACTTTCCAAAATTTCTAAATTCTCGAAGGATACGTCACCTAATCAAATTCAATTTGTCCAATCAATTTGTCTTGGATTTCTTCTTTAATTAGACCGAACTCTGCACATGAAAGAGTACTGGGTGATGCCATAGAAattcttaataatataataaaatatatcgtCCACTTAATTTTtcatgtaaataaatatttttgctcaacttttcaatttttttaaataaataaataatatttacccTTTAAAATGCCGCTAAGTAATGATGTGAGCCCTCATAGCAATGTTTAATTACCAGAACTTGTGtaatcttaaaattattaaattgtacTAAtggattaaaataaaaagatttgaaatacGGAGATTTTGAATCATAGGTTGAACACTGGATTGAAAATTgaagtaaaaaattatattaaacaaCAAAAGAGATTTTATGAGTCAATCTGATACAAAGAATTTAAGATATGAAATTGAAATCGAATCCACCGGAATTATTCGATCAAAGGCAACCTTTGATATAATTTTGTTTGTCTTAATTGATGTTCACTAAATTCACAGAACAGTCGACCATTTTCCGAGTTTGCTTCacataaattatttgatttagtgCACTGTGTCTGAGTGGATGACGAGATTGATGATTATACTTGTTAGTGTCGTGCTGGGGACgagtacatatatataattaattaataaacttataatataattatagtaTAAAAAAAgttggaattttttttgtttaaatcatCATATAAACAATGAAAACATATTAGAATTCCAAATTCATTCCATCACCTCTATTAGATTCTTGATCCGACTCATTCGGGTGAGTACTTAGGAACGAGTGTATGTAAcctttagaaaaaaatataattataagtttgcaaaaatttgtgtgagaatGTCTcataggtcgtattttgtgagacgagtctcttattttggtcatccatgaaaaaatattactttttattctaagagtatcattttttattgtgaatatcggtagagttgacctgtttcacagataaagattcgcgagatcgtctcacaatagatctactcttattaattttttgaattagTATCGATAAAGCAACtctctttattaaaaaaatcattttttcaaTCAACTTCGGTATccttctttatattttaaaaaagttaataTTTAACAAGACTTTTCAATAAATTTCCGACATTATCATTAGATCCGAGCTATAAAGAATGATGGGAAATTCTATGCTTGTGGTCTCACAAAATGTGTGGACCAACCCTATTTGCCAAAACTGATGGCACGGACAACTTTAGTTTCAAATCCGGTGGCTAAGCTATTCTAATTGCCAACAATTGAAAAAAGATCATTCACCTGATCAAATTCAATTTGACTTGGAGATGTCTTATTTGACTATTGTTTCATTGATTCATCCATTAGCACGATAATATAAAATTGAACATTGAGAGAAAATCAGCCAAATTGACAATATCTTTCACCCCAAGATTAAGCCTAACTTTCGAATCAAACAAACAAAATGGCAGAAAAGCCTCATGCAATCATGATTGCATTTCCCTATCAAGGCCATATCACACCATTTGTGAATCTTGCCCTCAAGTTTGCTTCCAAGGGCTTTGCCATCACATTTGTTCATACTCACTACATTCACCACACGATATCTTCATCTCATGACCACAGCAAGACAAGTGATGGGATCGATTTCTTCTCCGAAGCACGGGAATCCGGGCTCGACATTCGTTACGCCACGATCAGCGATGGGTTTCCTCTAGAATTCGACCGTGCTCTACACATAAAAGAGTACTGGGACGCCATGTTACGCGATTTTCCAGGTCGAGTCGATGAGTTTGTTGGCAGCACATTAAGACAGTCTAGATATGGTGCCAGTTTCTTGATTGCTGACACTTTCTATTCATGGCCTGCAACCGTTGCCGACAAGTACAATCTGATAAGCGTTTCGTTCTGGACTCAACCGGCTGCCGTATTTTCCATAAATTATCACTTAGACCTGCTGATAGAAAATGGTCATTTTCCGCTGAAGggtatgtatatttttattctcGATCTTGTTAATTGTGTGTACTCTTAGAGCGCAAGTGTAAATAGGTTACCTTGGACATTTTATGTAATGACAATATTGCCAAAATCGTTTCTGACATTGAGAATTCGATTTCATGATGATTCTTGTTGTTCTGCCTGTTTTTCTTCACTCTTTTTTCTGCCGCAATGCAAGCTGCTTATGAGTCAAACAAGGCAATCTCCACTCTTGGATAAGAAGATGCGTAAAATGTTTTCAATTGTGTTACATTGCAAGAAAAAgtgtattattttcaaagatGATTTTAGCCACCAAATATATTGAGCCACCGaataaatttaaacatttaCTCCTGATTATTCATTCGGTTtcaattaaatttctttttcttgttataTCATCATCAGACAATATTAATGAAGAAATAAACTACATACCTGGAGTGGGATCGATAAGTACAAGAGACCTGATGCCATATCTCAAGGAAGACGAATCAGCGAAATTTGTGCAAAAAGTTATTTCCCGGGCGTTTGATGAAGTGAAGAAAGCAGATTTCATCTTATTCAACACTATTCGAGAACTAGAAACGGAGACACTATCAGCTCTCAACCAAAAACTGCCAACTTATGCAGTTGGCCCGGTCAACTTTTTCGAAAACCTTACTAAAACTGCCATCTCCAAGAGCTTACGTTCTGAATCGGACTGCTCAAAATGGCTCGAATCCAAGCCTCCTGGCTCTGTTCTATACGTTTCTTTCGGTAGCCACATCAAGAGCAGTGAGCAGATGATTCAAGAAATAGCTCACGGGCTAATTCTAAGCGAAGCAAACTGTATATGGGTGGTTCGAACCGATATAGCAGATGCCTTGCCGGACGGATTCCAGGATGATATTAATGGTAAAGGGTTGATCATTCCATGGTGCGATCAAATTACGGTTCTTTCACATCCTGCAGTTGGAGGGTTCCTGACGCACTGTGGATGGAATTCTGTAATGGAAAGTATTTGGTGCGGCGTTCCGATGATATGTAATCCTTTATACAGCGATCAAACTACGAACCGGAAATTAGTGGTTGAGGATTGGAAGGTTGGGATTGATCTTGGTGATGGGATGGCACCATTATTGGTTGAAAGGATTAAGGTTTCGGAGAAGATCAAGATGTTGTTGAATAACGAATCTACTACTTCAAGGTGTCTGAAGCAAGAGATGAAAAAAGTGCATTCCATCTTGCAAAATGCGTTGGAGAAAGATGGGTCTTCGGAGAAAAATTTTGATCAATTTGTTCAAGATTTGAAGACCAAGCTTCTGGCTAAGAAATGAAATATAAAGTAGCAATCAGGaatatgtattgattatatatgcgaaatatatgatttcaaaatacatcacattttaattattgatattgCCATTGTGATTCCGCATGGGGATTCTCCTTTCCTTGAGATCGATTATAGGCCGATTGGCGATTTTTATGTCGATAGTCATTTTACCACAATGATTCACAGAAACTTAATACAAAACGTATAAACTACCAACCTTATAGTACAAATTGACTTGAGATATACTCTGTATATGTCTTAGGCTTTGATTAGCATACATCAAAAAAGTAAATGATCAAACACGGCAAAAAGCTTGTTTAAAATATGTGAGAAAGTTCCAAGTTTCTATTTTTGTACACCACAAAAGAACTTCTGGCTTAGGAACACAAAGAGCTATCGATTCTGTAGTCTGCTAGTGTTACGATGGTTATGGAATGACACATAACCAACCTTAACTAAATTATTTCAGTCGAGGTTAACATGGCAAAGCACCGGAGTGAACTCGTTATATTTCAGCTGTGAGTTCTCTTGCAAAATCTTTTAGACTTCACTCCCGATTTTGAAATCTGAAACGGTAGCATTTTGACGAGTTTCAGCCGTAGGTGCCAGTTCGTTCTTGTCCAACCCAAATAATGAGCAACTTTGAAACGCATCCAAACTGTCCGCCATGAGACGGTTCAAGCCACCAAGGCTATCGCTAAAAATTAGATCATCACTATGGTATCTACAGGTTGGTATGTCCAAATCTAACGGTCCTAAAGAGTCAGGCTGAGCCagggaaaaattaaaatcagaTAATCTTAAAAACTTGCAATCACGACATAATTAAAACAACAGCTGATAGTAATGAAGAACGAACTTCTGCaacaaaaaaagagaaattgTAAACTCGGGAAAATCTTACCCAATATATATCGGTGATCCCACCTATGTCCTTTGTGCCATTCTCTGGAGTATAACTAGGCCTACAGTTACCTACCAGGTCCCCACAAGCAGGATTAGTACTTGTTAATTGTTCCACTTCAGGCAGTTCCTAGAAGGAAGAATAATAGCGTCACTACCAAGACATCGATACCGATGGCAAACATTCAGATAACCCAATGGCATCCTCGTTTAAAATTATACCTCAACTTCCTTGTAAGAAGTAAGATTTCTTTTAGAAGTTTGTACACATGCCTCTGGGGAATCATTCTTCAATGCACTATGGCTATTGTCACATAAAGCACTGTTTTTCTGGAATGCAAAGGCATCACATGTTTCTTCAGCATCCCAAATGGAAGGCACATGAGATTGCAGTCCAGGCTGCAAGTTTACTTTGTTTTGATGTTTGTAAATGTGAGCAGCAATTGCAGCATCAAAAGAGTCGCAACTGAATGGGATTTGTGAATGACAGTCAGAGTTGACAGGCACAGGAAAATCAGAGCAGTTGATATCCATGTTCTGGGCTGACTCAGAAAGCAGATCTCCCACACTAATGTTAGTAAGGCTATCGGCCCACTCCCCAGATGACAAACTCATGTCCTTCtgccaattaaaaaaaatattatttcaaaatgcTAAAACAATAATCTAGAGCTTCGTTTGACGAACATGTGAGACCAAGTTTAACTGTAATTGTCATCGGTAATTAAGATACCATTGACAAATTAAATCATTCTTTTTCAACTCACATGCCATGAGTGGCCAAGGTAATCAATAATTGTCAGAAAAGGTTTGCATTTGCTCCTTTTAATGGACATAACGAAAGATGAAAAGTGCACTAGAAGTTTTCCACGGAAATCATATGCTGAATAGTCTCATAAACAGTATATATAACTTTGATATAATAGGGTGCAAAGGCATAGCAGTTTGTAAATGTATCAATCTATCACATAAAATTTTCACAATAGAATTCAATTCTAACAAAAGCTACCAAGTTAAAAGACAAAACAAAAGTAGAAGACATACCATTTTTTCAACTTGTCTAGTAACCGCTGAAGATCCAGTATCTCTTTTAGGCATTGACATATCAACAGCATCACTATGATATCTTGAAATATTCACATCAGAAATAGAACCACGACATTCAACTGTTTCATTTAAAGCACATGCTGATGAGGGAATATGAGCATTCCTTTGTCCTGTTGAGGCAAGCTGAAAGTCATGGAAACTAAAAGGGTGTTCAGTTTGAAAGTTCTGCTCTTTCGCTAGGTTAATGTTCAAATTTTGCTCGCTGAGATTGGTACGTGATGATGTTTGAGCTGTTTCAGATTCAACTGCAGCTTTCGAGAACCAGCCATACCTTACATACAAAACAAATCTGTTAAACTCCATTAATTCTATGAACATCATCACTTAGTGTATGAGAATTAAACCTGAGGCGGAAGATCGCAGGGCTTCCAATTAGATGGTAAATATCCGCTGCACAAAGAGGAGAATCCTTAGTCCACATCTGATATCCCACCAGGTTTTCCCGTTGCGCCCAGTAAGGAAAAAGCGTCAGCTCTTGAGCCATAAAGCTTGAGTTACCCCATTTTCTATTTAGATGCTCTAGCACAGATGATATTTTCTTTCGTGCGCTCAAAGTAAGTTCCAGATGGGGATTGTGTTGTTCCTACAACAAATAAACATAgtccataatttttttagtaattttaacATCAAGCTCTGAAAAAACACCTGGAAACATCATAAAGAAATGCATAGACTAGCATGGCTTCCTCTTATCCTACCGTCTCCAAGATTTTTCGAGTGCCTTCGTCAATTGGGAACAACTGTAGCTTGAGTTTTGCAGAGTTCTGAATGTTATTCTGATTGAACAATGTTTGTGAAGATACAGGTATAGCGTTCATCATTTTGACAACTTGCTGAGAACTCTCGTGACCTGAAAGTTAAGCAATAACACATTTGCTATTATAAGACTAGTCATTAATTCTCACTAGTCCTGCCTAGTGCCTTCACTAGGTTCAGAACGAAAAATATGGCTTTTAACCTGAGTTTTCCTGACCGAGTTCAGTATCTTTGTTGGAGTTCACTCGCTCCAAATGTTCAGCAGCATCAGCAACCAATGAAACCCCAGCAATGGCAGCTGTCTCCCATCTTTTATAAGCAGCTGCAGATGCAATGCctacatatatatttgaaatacagGAGTAACACCAACAAAAAGACAGAAGAAAATTTTTGAGGCATACAAGATCCAAGGCATCATTCATATGCCCAAACCTTTCAGATTAGTGAGAACATTAAAAGAACTTAAAACTATTAGTCCAATTACCTGTTTTGCGTCGATGTTTTGCAGCTTTCACAGAGGTTGGGTCTACTTTAGCACGATTCATCATCTCTACATTTCCATGGCGCTTCAACACAGATCCTTTTCCAGTGCCAACTTTTTGGATGTTTTGGCAGCCTACAAGAACCAATTTCACCGAACGACTGTCATGACCTGATGTTCTAACCTCATTTGAGGCAGGGACATATGCCGTAGAAGAATTATTTTCTCCACCAGAAAGTCGTTTCCTTATGTTTCTTTTCCTATCTTTCAAGAGTTGATTCTCCTTCATGAAAAAGGAATATAATCAGTTCAATCATGTTTCAAACTATTTCATCTCTGAGATAAGCATCCATTAGTATAATACCAACCAGAGTCTCTAGAAATATCTTAAATCTTCGAGGTTTCAAGTGAAGCTTAGAGGCTTTGCAGCTATACTTTTCCAGTAATGACCACCTGCAAGCAACTAAATAAGTTAGGAGACTGGTTGTTAGTGAAAAATTCTCTGATTCACTCAAAGGAGAGACTTCTATCAATCATGACAAAAGGACTCCATTACCCGCAAATAGAAGGTGcagaagaaaaaggaaaatagAGATAAAATAAAAGCAAACTACAAAATTGTATGCAGTGCTGATGAAATAAACAACACACAAATGCTTGTAAGGATAACAAAGTAAAAGGCTACAAAGAAAATATTATGATGATTTTCAAACAAGACTAGAAGAGACCAAAATGATATCATAACGCACAACCAGATGGCCAGAGTAGATTGGCGcaataataaaaagaaaatgtaaaaatcTATTGGTAAAAAGTCAAGATCAAATGAGATAGCAATTTTCTATAAACAGTCGAGTTACCATCGAAGCATTGCCGCATTGGTATCTTTTGAGTTTTTGGCATCAAGACAAAGTTCAGGACCAAGCAACTTGTTCATTCGTCTAACAAGCCGATAATAATAATGCCTGACCTGAATgccaaatataaattaaaatgggAGAAAAGTTAGAATCCAATCATGGAAAAAGAACTGCATAGAAattcataaaatcatttaattaaaaaaaacctgATCCTTGTTTTTACTCTGAACGCGGCAAGTGATTTTCTCAAAATTCTGAAAAACAAGAGTACTTAATGGTCAGAACATAGACAAAGCAATTTTTTCAGTAGAAATATCAGTACAAACATAGCAGACTGCTTGCCTTTCCAACTTGCCGAAGAGCAGCAAAAAAGCTTTCTTCCTCTTGACGAGTCCAAGCAGCCCATTGCCTAGTTTGCTTTTTTACTGCATAGAATAACGAGGCAATGgtgaaatatttcttttttaggTCACAACTAGAAATTAAAGGGTAAAAATTACTAGGCATTGGCGCAGCAGCTTGATCTTGTGCAGATGGGGGTACACTAGAATCCCCACCATCACTTCCAAGATTCTCAGAGCCAAGGAGCATCTCACAATCTACGGAAACCTGAGACACCATCTCTATGTTTTCACTAACAAAAAAATGCTATGCTTCATTTCTTCTTGCCTGCAGGTATCAAAGGACACTTCAAACTACCTTCACCGCAGGATACGATACAACTGGTTTAAACACAAAAAGGAGTAAAGAATCAGCGAAGAAACTTTTAAGGATTAGCAACATACTTAAACATGTCCAATCAAGCAATTGAGTGACATCAATAAACAGACTGTAGATTTTACCAGGATGAGTAAATTAATAGTTAAAGAAACCAATAATTTGAAGTACCACAAACCAACAATAAGCAACCATCAAATATCTCAACCAACGCAAAGCAGTAGACGGACATCATACCAGGAAAACATAAATGCATTCACATGATCTCTAACTTGGAAATAAGTGTGAATAATAGACAGTAATATCAATATCTTAAGATTTGATAAAATCCcaccaaaaaaaattagaattaagATGCCTCAATTGCATCAGAGTTTAACACAACATAGTAAATCAAATTAGCCAAAGAAACAACAAGATGTGCAAATAGCGTTTAGGTCTCCCCCAATTTAATTCAAACAATGAAGCATCAAGATTCAACACTCGACAGCATCATTCCACAAATTAGCTTTAAAATAAACTTTACCAACCAATTCAGTCCACAACACATCAAACAAAAGGTTACATTGATCAAGGAAAAAAAACCCTAAGATCTATTTCCAGATAAGCAAAGAAAGGAATAAAGAAAACCCCAATTCGTCATTAATTTGAGTTATATACACGGGGAGACAGCAAATATAATAAGGAAAAATGAGAGATTG from Primulina huaijiensis isolate GDHJ02 unplaced genomic scaffold, ASM1229523v2 scaffold43351, whole genome shotgun sequence encodes the following:
- the LOC140970114 gene encoding TSL-kinase interacting protein 1-like isoform X1, whose product is MVSQVSVDCEMLLGSENLGSDGGDSSVPPSAQDQAAAPMPSNFYPLISSCDLKKKYFTIASLFYAVKKQTRQWAAWTRQEEESFFAALRQVGKNFEKITCRVQSKNKDQVRHYYYRLVRRMNKLLGPELCLDAKNSKDTNAAMLRWWSLLEKYSCKASKLHLKPRRFKIFLETLENQLLKDRKRNIRKRLSGGENNSSTAYVPASNEVRTSGHDSRSVKLVLVGCQNIQKVGTGKGSVLKRHGNVEMMNRAKVDPTSVKAAKHRRKTGIASAAAYKRWETAAIAGVSLVADAAEHLERVNSNKDTELGQENSGHESSQQVVKMMNAIPVSSQTLFNQNNIQNSAKLKLQLFPIDEGTRKILETEQHNPHLELTLSARKKISSVLEHLNRKWGNSSFMAQELTLFPYWAQRENLVGYQMWTKDSPLCAADIYHLIGSPAIFRLRYGWFSKAAVESETAQTSSRTNLSEQNLNINLAKEQNFQTEHPFSFHDFQLASTGQRNAHIPSSACALNETVECRGSISDVNISRYHSDAVDMSMPKRDTGSSAVTRQVEKMKDMSLSSGEWADSLTNISVGDLLSESAQNMDINCSDFPVPVNSDCHSQIPFSCDSFDAAIAAHIYKHQNKVNLQPGLQSHVPSIWDAEETCDAFAFQKNSALCDNSHSALKNDSPEACVQTSKRNLTSYKEVEELPEVEQLTSTNPACGDLVGNCRPSYTPENGTKDIGGITDIYWPDSLGPLDLDIPTCRYHSDDLIFSDSLGGLNRLMADSLDAFQSCSLFGLDKNELAPTAETRQNATVSDFKIGSEV
- the LOC140970114 gene encoding TSL-kinase interacting protein 1-like isoform X2: MVSQVSVDCEMLLGSENLGSDGGDSSVPPSAQDQAAAPMPIKKQTRQWAAWTRQEEESFFAALRQVGKNFEKITCRVQSKNKDQVRHYYYRLVRRMNKLLGPELCLDAKNSKDTNAAMLRWWSLLEKYSCKASKLHLKPRRFKIFLETLENQLLKDRKRNIRKRLSGGENNSSTAYVPASNEVRTSGHDSRSVKLVLVGCQNIQKVGTGKGSVLKRHGNVEMMNRAKVDPTSVKAAKHRRKTGIASAAAYKRWETAAIAGVSLVADAAEHLERVNSNKDTELGQENSGHESSQQVVKMMNAIPVSSQTLFNQNNIQNSAKLKLQLFPIDEGTRKILETEQHNPHLELTLSARKKISSVLEHLNRKWGNSSFMAQELTLFPYWAQRENLVGYQMWTKDSPLCAADIYHLIGSPAIFRLRYGWFSKAAVESETAQTSSRTNLSEQNLNINLAKEQNFQTEHPFSFHDFQLASTGQRNAHIPSSACALNETVECRGSISDVNISRYHSDAVDMSMPKRDTGSSAVTRQVEKMKDMSLSSGEWADSLTNISVGDLLSESAQNMDINCSDFPVPVNSDCHSQIPFSCDSFDAAIAAHIYKHQNKVNLQPGLQSHVPSIWDAEETCDAFAFQKNSALCDNSHSALKNDSPEACVQTSKRNLTSYKEVEELPEVEQLTSTNPACGDLVGNCRPSYTPENGTKDIGGITDIYWPDSLGPLDLDIPTCRYHSDDLIFSDSLGGLNRLMADSLDAFQSCSLFGLDKNELAPTAETRQNATVSDFKIGSEV
- the LOC140970115 gene encoding UDP-glycosyltransferase 86A1-like; translated protein: MAEKPHAIMIAFPYQGHITPFVNLALKFASKGFAITFVHTHYIHHTISSSHDHSKTSDGIDFFSEARESGLDIRYATISDGFPLEFDRALHIKEYWDAMLRDFPGRVDEFVGSTLRQSRYGASFLIADTFYSWPATVADKYNLISVSFWTQPAAVFSINYHLDLLIENGHFPLKDNINEEINYIPGVGSISTRDLMPYLKEDESAKFVQKVISRAFDEVKKADFILFNTIRELETETLSALNQKLPTYAVGPVNFFENLTKTAISKSLRSESDCSKWLESKPPGSVLYVSFGSHIKSSEQMIQEIAHGLILSEANCIWVVRTDIADALPDGFQDDINGKGLIIPWCDQITVLSHPAVGGFLTHCGWNSVMESIWCGVPMICNPLYSDQTTNRKLVVEDWKVGIDLGDGMAPLLVERIKVSEKIKMLLNNESTTSRCLKQEMKKVHSILQNALEKDGSSEKNFDQFVQDLKTKLLAKK